In Bosea sp. PAMC 26642, the DNA window GGATCCCGAAAGCGCCCCTTCCGTCCAATCCTTCCGCCTGAACCCCAAGAGCGACCATGTCAGACGATCTCGCAACCCTTTCGGCCCTGCTCAAGGAGCCGGGCCAGCCCGCGCCCGTGTTCGAGGCGTTCGACGCCATTACCAGGCGCCTCGTCGGCCATGAGCTGTTCACGCTGCTCTATGTCGACGGCTCGGAGGTTGCGCGCATCTACTCGAACCGCCCGGCCGAATATCCGGTCTCGGGCCGCAAGCCGATGGGCCCGACGCCCTGGGGCAAGCATGTGCTGGAGGGCAAGCAGTCCTATCTGGGCAAGGACAAGGCCGGCATCCGCTGGGCCTTCTTCGACCATGAACTGATCGAGAGCATGGGGCTGGGTTCGGTCATCAATGTCCCTGCGATCTATGACGGCAGGGTGGTCGGCACCATCAACCTGCTCGCGCCCGAGGGCCACTACCGCGAAGAGCATGTCGCGCCCGTCGAGCGCCTTGCGCCGATGCTGGTGCCGGGCTTTCTGGCGGCGCAAGCTGCGGCGAAGGCGACCTGACGACGCTTCAGGTTTTGTCCAGTGCCCGGATCACGCTGCCGAGCTCTGCCTCATCGACGAGATCGGCGGCGTCCTCGGGCCTGAACCACTGGCAGCGGCGCTCGCCGCGCTCGGCCCAGTCGGGCAGTTGCTGCTGGACCTCCAGCAGGTAGAGCGTCACCTCGCACAGCGCGAAGTGGTCCTCGAACCGCTTCCAGTAGCTGTAGCGCCCGGCCGGCTTCTTGCCGATCTTGCCGACGACCCCGGCCTCCTCGAACGCCTCGCGCGCCGCCGCGTCATGATCTTTCATGCCCTTCATCGGCCAGCCTTTCGGTACGATCCAGCGCTGCGTCGTGCGCGACGTCACCAACAGGATCTCGGTCCGACCGTCGGCCGTTTTCCGGATCGGCATGGCTGCGATCTGCGCGCGGGCATCTCCCGGCGCGCGCTTGGCTTTCTTCATCTTTGAGTGAGGTCTCCTCAAGGCCGCCATGCGGCACTGCATGTCGTCTAAATCGGGTCGCCCGTCGTCGCAGGGCAAACCGGCGACAAGCTTGCCGGCTATACGATGATTCGAGGATATTTTGCCTGCATAAATACAGGCTTTGCTGTGTCGTCGAAGCTGTCAATGGCGGTCGCCGAATACGACGGCTCACGAAACGCGGTCGCAGCTTGGGATGCTCAATCGGGGGCCGCTGTCACCGCCGCATATCCCTCGATCCTCGCGCGCAAAGCGGCCGGAATCGTGACGCCCTCTCGTGTGGTACGCTGGCGTGCTGCGATACGCCGGTCGCCCGGCAGCCGGGCGCCGTCCTGTTCGGAAATCGCGGCAAACAGCCGCTCGAGGCGCTCAGACGAGGCCGCGCCAGCAAGGCCGCCGGGCTCGACTGCAATGAAGAACTGCCCGGTCCGAGGCGAGCCGCCAGCGTTGTCGGCGAAGGACGAGGCGTCGATCGAGAGGTTCGCCCCGGTCAGCCAGGCCGCGAACAGCTCGACGATCAGCGCGAGACCCGCGCCCTTGTACCCGCCGGCCGGCAGCATCGTGCCGCCGTTGAGCGCGGCCTTCGGGTCGGTGGTCGGGTTGCCGTCGCGGTCGAGCGCCCAGCCGAGCGGAATCGGCTCGCCGCGCTGCTGATGCACCACGACCTCGCTCTTGGCGACGACGCTGGACGACTGGTCGATCACCAGCGGCGGCTTGCCGGATCGGGGCACGGCGAGCGCGATCGGATTCGTCCCGAAAACCGGCTTCGACCCGCCCATCGGTGCGATCGACGCCGGCGCATGGACGAAGCCGAGCGCCAGCAACCCTTGAGCCGCGATGCGCTCGACATGGTAGCCGACGACGCCGCAATTATAGGAATTGGTGATCGCCAACGCGGCGATTCCCTGCTTGCGCGCAGCTTCCGCCAGAGCCGGCAGGCCGAAATCGATCGCGGGATGCGCGAAGCCGTCGCGGGCATCGACCCGCACCAGGCCGGGTTTGGGGCTCTCCAGCATCGGCCTTGCCTTGCCGTCGATCTTGCCGATACGGGCGTGCTCGCAATAGGTCGGCAGCCTCGCAAGCCCATGGCTGTGGATGCCGTCGGCCTCGGCCGCGACGACCGATGCCGTCACCGGCGCCTCGTTGCGCGGATCGACGCCGCAGCCCAGCAGCGCCCGGCGCGTCAGGGTCTCGACCTCGGCGAGCGTAAGCCGCACGCCGTCCTTCGGGGCGGGAGCGCTCATGCCGCCGTCTCCGTCTTGGTTGGGTAGCCATGGAGCCTGCTCGCGGCGCCAGGCGTGATCATGCCGTCCGCAAGGTCCGCAGCGATGCGGGCCGGGTCGCGCGTCAGCGGATCGCCATATCCGCCGCCGCCCGAGGTCTCGATCGTGACGATGTCGCCGGCCTTCAGCGGAATGCCGGAAATCTTCGAGCGCAGCGCCGTCCGGGACCCGTCCGGATGTGTGATCGTCATGCTGCTCAGCGAGCCCGGCTTGCCGCCCTGGATGCCATGCGGCGGAAAACGGAAACGCTCGAAATGCGCCCCCAGCTTGCCCGCATCCGCGTCCAGTCGCCATTCGCGCACGAGACCGAGCCCGCCGCGAAATGCACCGGCGCCGCCCGAATCCGGGATCAACCCGTATTTTGTGAAGGTGACTGGATATTTGGCCTCGACCATCTCGATCGGCGCATTTGTGTTGTTGTGCAGGCCGCAGGAGAGCGCGCTCGCGCCGTCGCCGCCGGCATGGGCGCCCCAGCCGCCGACCTCGATGTCGAAATAGACCTGGCCCTTGCCCTGTCGCCCGAGGGTCTGCAGCGCGTAGACATAGGAGATGGCGTAATATGCGGCCGGGATGCGCTTCGGAGCGATCTGGGCCAACGCCCCGAACACCGCAATCGCGATGCGATGGTTGATGACCATACGGCCCGCCACCGGCGCAGGAAAGACGGCATCGACGACGCTGCCCGGAGGTAGGGTCACGCTGACCGGCCTGTAGCAGCCGGAATTCGCCGGGATATCGCCCCCGAGCGCGGCGAGCAGCGCGTAGTAGATCGCCGAACAGGTCATGGCGCGCGTGTTGTTGACCGGCCCGCTCACCTGCGGGCTCGACCCCGCGAAGTCCAGCGCGATGCTGTCGCCGCTTTTGACGATCCTGACCTCGAGCCGGATCGGCTCGTCGGACTGGCCGTCATCGTCCACGAGCTCGACGAAGGAGGCCTCGCCGTCCGGCAGCGCCGCGAGCGCGGAACGCATCATCGTCTCGGAGCCGTCGAGGATCGCGGCCATGGCGGCGGCGAGTGAGTCGGGGCCGTATTTGCGGGCCATGCGCGTGACGGCGCGCTCGCCGATGCCGAGCGCCGCGATCTGCGCGTTGAGGTCGCCGCGCGTCTCGTCGGGCTGGCGGATATTGTGCAGCAGCATCTCGAAAACGCCGGTGTTGAGTACGCCCTTGTCGACGAGCCGCAGCGGCGGGATACGGATGCCCTCCTGGAAAATCTCGGTCGCGGCGGCGTAGTAGCTGCCTGCCGCTGCGCCGCCGACATCGACATGATGGCAGAGGGTCCCGACGATGCCGACGCGGACGCCGTCCACGAAGACAGGCCGGAAGGTCTGGATGTCGGACAGATGCTGCCCGCCCGAATAGGGGTCGTTGGTGACGATGACGTCGCCGTCGTTCCACTGCTCCAGCGGGATGAAATCGTCGAGGATGCGGCGCAGGCAGTCCGACATCGAGTTGAGATGCACCGGAATGCGCGCCGATTGCGCGATGTTGTTGCCGCTCGCGTCGAAGACCGCGGTGGAATAGTCGAGAATCTCGCGTACCACCGTCGAGCGGCTGGTGCGCCAGATCGTGATGCTCATTTCCTCCGCCGCCGCGACAAGCGTGTTGCGGATGACTTCGAGCCTGACGGGATCGATCTTGGACATGGTGGTCATCCTCAATGGGTCGAGCGCCGGTCGGCGATCAGCGCGCCCGATTCATGGGCGAAGACGCACCAGCCGGCTGGGAGATAGACCGAGGTGTAGGCTTCCTCGACGATGACGGGCCCGGCGATGGGCTCGGGGCCGATCGCCTCGCGCTCCCAGACCGGTGTGGCGACGGCGCCATTGCGGCCATGGACGAGCCGGCTACCTGGCGGCTTCGCGGCCGCCGCCTCCGTCGCCGGCGCCAGACCGGGCTTGGCGAGGCCGCCGATCGCGGTCAGCCGCAGCGCAACGATCTCGACGGGTACGTGAGGCTCGTCATAGGAAAAGCGCTGGCGATGGACGGCATGGAAGGCCTCGGTCGCGCGAGCCACACCCTCGGGCGAGAAATCGACATCGTCGAGCGGCACGCGCAGGTCGAAGGCCTGTCCGGCATAGCGCAGGTCGACCGCCCAAGCGACGCGGCGCGCCTCTGTCGGCACACCGTCCTCGGCCAGCAGCCGGTCGGCCTCCGCCAGCAGCGCTGCGGTCCGCTCGGCAAGCTGCGGAGCGATCTCAGAGAACAGGCCGATCCGGGTGATGTTGAGGTCATGGGCGATATCCGACCAGAGGATGCCCCAGGCAGACAGCGTCGAGGCATGGGCCGGGAAGATCACGCGGCGGATGCCGAGCTCGTCGGCGACCTCGCAGGCATGCACGCCGCCGGCGCCGCCAAAGGAGAGCAGCCCGAAATCCTCCGGATCCATGCCCTTTTCGAACAGCGAGAGCCGTGTCGCGGTCGCGAGCGCCGAGTTCGCCACGTCGATGACACCGGCCGCGACCTGGTCGATCGAGAGGTCGAGCCTTGTCGCGATCGCCTGCGCCGCCTTGTGGGCCGCTTCCCTGTCGAGCGGCATGGCGCCGCCCATGAAGCTTGCCCCGTCGAGCCGGCCGAGCAGCAGGTTGGCGTCGGTGACGGTCAGAGCCGTGCCGCCCTTGCCGTAGCAGGCCGGGCCGGGATCGGCGCCGGCACTGTGAGGCCCGATGCGCAGGCGGTTGCCGTCGTCGACCCAGGCGATCGAACCGCCGCCGGCCCCGATCGTCCGCATCTCGATCATCGGCAGGCGCACGGGCAGCCCGTCGACCTCGCCTTCGTTGACCATGGCGATGGTGCCTTCATGCACCACCGAGACGTCGAAGGAGGTGCCGCCCATGTCGACCGCGACGAGATTGGGCTCGCCGAGTTCGCGCGACAGCCGCCGTGCCGCCGCCGCTCCGCCGCTCGGCCCCGAGAGCAGGAGCCGCGCCGGCTCGCGCCCGGCCTTGGCAAGGCCCGAGACGCCACCATTCGACTGCACCAGATAGACCTGCGTCTTGGGCGCCTCCTCTGCGATCACCTTCGCCAGGCGGTCGGTATAGGCCTGCACGATCGGCATCAGCAGTGCGTTCAGCGCCGTCGTCGACATGCGCTCATATTCGCGGATTTCCGGCGAGATCTCGCTGGCGAGCGAGATCGCCACGCCCGGCAGCATCTCGGCGAGGATCGCGCCGATCCGCTTTTCATGCGTCGCGTTGGCATAGCCGTGCAGCAGGCAGACGGCGACCGACTTCACCTCCGCCGCCGAGAGCTTCGCCGCGACCCGGCGAACCCCGTCCTCGTCGAGCGGCACGCTGATGCGTCCGTCGGCCCCGACGCGCTCGCTAACGCCGAAGCACAGCCGGCGCGGCACCAGCGGTGCCGGCTGCTCCAGCGTGATGGCGTAGACCTCCTTGCGACCATGCCGGCCGATCTGCATGACGTCCTCGAATCCGGCCGTGGTCACGATGGCGCCTGCCGGCAGCTTTCGCTCCAGCACCGCATTGGTGGCGATCGTCGTGCCGTGCAGCAGGTACTGCACCGCCTCCAGCGGAAAGCCGAAGCGCTCCGAGGCTTCCCTGATGCCGGCCAGCAGGCCGATCGAGGGGTCCTTCGGCGTGCTCGGCGTCTTGATCTGATGGATTGCGCCGGTGCCGGCATCGAGGATCTCGATGTCGGTAAAGGTGCCGCCGATATCGACGGCGATGCGGATATCCTGTTGCATCAGGCAAAGCTCCGGTGTTCCCGCTCGCGGGCGAGCGGGTCATGTCATGTGGGGAAAGGTGTCGGTTCGGCTAGTTCTGGAGCGGTCTGTTTCGTTGCCGCAATCGCATCTCGGGTCCGGGCGAAGTCATTTCACGAACGTCCGCGCCAGCCCCGCCGACCGGTCGACGACCAGCACGACGAGCAGAGTGAGGACGACGAGCAGCACCGAGAGCGCCGCCACCAGCGGGTCCGCCTGCTGCTCGACATGGTGATACATCGCCACCGGCAGGGTCGAGATGCGCGGTCCCGTCATGAACAGCGACAGTACGACCTCGTCGAACGAGACGAGGAAACACAGCGCCGTCGTGCCGATCAGGCCCGAGCGCATCATCGGCAGGGTGACGCGGCGGAAGATGGTGAGCGGCGGTGCGCTGAGCGTGGCAGCGGCCTCCTCGACGGCGATCGGCAGCGTCGCCAGCGCCGTCGAGAGCACGCGGATCGCATAGGGCAGGGTCACCACGAGATGGGCCGCGACCAGCCCCTGGAAGGTGGCGAGCAGGCCGTAGCGCGAGAACACGATCAGAATGGCGAGGCCGAGTACAATCGTCGGCAGCAGCAGCGGCGCGGTAAACAGCGCGGCCAGCGCCTCCGAGCCGCGCGGCTTCAGCCGGACCAGAGTATAGGCCGCCGGCAGCCCGATCAGAAGGCTCAAGGCGGTGACGACGACGGCGAGCAGCAGGCTCGTCCAGAACGCCGCCGTCATCTTGCCGCTGGCAAAAATCGCCGGATACCATTTCAGGCTCCAGCTCGTCGGCGGGAACATCATGTAGTTGTCGCCCGAGAACGAGATCGGCACGACGA includes these proteins:
- a CDS encoding GAF domain-containing protein yields the protein MSDDLATLSALLKEPGQPAPVFEAFDAITRRLVGHELFTLLYVDGSEVARIYSNRPAEYPVSGRKPMGPTPWGKHVLEGKQSYLGKDKAGIRWAFFDHELIESMGLGSVINVPAIYDGRVVGTINLLAPEGHYREEHVAPVERLAPMLVPGFLAAQAAAKAT
- a CDS encoding NUDIX hydrolase, with amino-acid sequence MKKAKRAPGDARAQIAAMPIRKTADGRTEILLVTSRTTQRWIVPKGWPMKGMKDHDAAAREAFEEAGVVGKIGKKPAGRYSYWKRFEDHFALCEVTLYLLEVQQQLPDWAERGERRCQWFRPEDAADLVDEAELGSVIRALDKT
- a CDS encoding Ldh family oxidoreductase; the encoded protein is MSAPAPKDGVRLTLAEVETLTRRALLGCGVDPRNEAPVTASVVAAEADGIHSHGLARLPTYCEHARIGKIDGKARPMLESPKPGLVRVDARDGFAHPAIDFGLPALAEAARKQGIAALAITNSYNCGVVGYHVERIAAQGLLALGFVHAPASIAPMGGSKPVFGTNPIALAVPRSGKPPLVIDQSSSVVAKSEVVVHQQRGEPIPLGWALDRDGNPTTDPKAALNGGTMLPAGGYKGAGLALIVELFAAWLTGANLSIDASSFADNAGGSPRTGQFFIAVEPGGLAGAASSERLERLFAAISEQDGARLPGDRRIAARQRTTREGVTIPAALRARIEGYAAVTAAPD
- a CDS encoding hydantoinase B/oxoprolinase family protein; its protein translation is MSKIDPVRLEVIRNTLVAAAEEMSITIWRTSRSTVVREILDYSTAVFDASGNNIAQSARIPVHLNSMSDCLRRILDDFIPLEQWNDGDVIVTNDPYSGGQHLSDIQTFRPVFVDGVRVGIVGTLCHHVDVGGAAAGSYYAAATEIFQEGIRIPPLRLVDKGVLNTGVFEMLLHNIRQPDETRGDLNAQIAALGIGERAVTRMARKYGPDSLAAAMAAILDGSETMMRSALAALPDGEASFVELVDDDGQSDEPIRLEVRIVKSGDSIALDFAGSSPQVSGPVNNTRAMTCSAIYYALLAALGGDIPANSGCYRPVSVTLPPGSVVDAVFPAPVAGRMVINHRIAIAVFGALAQIAPKRIPAAYYAISYVYALQTLGRQGKGQVYFDIEVGGWGAHAGGDGASALSCGLHNNTNAPIEMVEAKYPVTFTKYGLIPDSGGAGAFRGGLGLVREWRLDADAGKLGAHFERFRFPPHGIQGGKPGSLSSMTITHPDGSRTALRSKISGIPLKAGDIVTIETSGGGGYGDPLTRDPARIAADLADGMITPGAASRLHGYPTKTETAA
- a CDS encoding hydantoinase/oxoprolinase family protein, giving the protein MQQDIRIAVDIGGTFTDIEILDAGTGAIHQIKTPSTPKDPSIGLLAGIREASERFGFPLEAVQYLLHGTTIATNAVLERKLPAGAIVTTAGFEDVMQIGRHGRKEVYAITLEQPAPLVPRRLCFGVSERVGADGRISVPLDEDGVRRVAAKLSAAEVKSVAVCLLHGYANATHEKRIGAILAEMLPGVAISLASEISPEIREYERMSTTALNALLMPIVQAYTDRLAKVIAEEAPKTQVYLVQSNGGVSGLAKAGREPARLLLSGPSGGAAAARRLSRELGEPNLVAVDMGGTSFDVSVVHEGTIAMVNEGEVDGLPVRLPMIEMRTIGAGGGSIAWVDDGNRLRIGPHSAGADPGPACYGKGGTALTVTDANLLLGRLDGASFMGGAMPLDREAAHKAAQAIATRLDLSIDQVAAGVIDVANSALATATRLSLFEKGMDPEDFGLLSFGGAGGVHACEVADELGIRRVIFPAHASTLSAWGILWSDIAHDLNITRIGLFSEIAPQLAERTAALLAEADRLLAEDGVPTEARRVAWAVDLRYAGQAFDLRVPLDDVDFSPEGVARATEAFHAVHRQRFSYDEPHVPVEIVALRLTAIGGLAKPGLAPATEAAAAKPPGSRLVHGRNGAVATPVWEREAIGPEPIAGPVIVEEAYTSVYLPAGWCVFAHESGALIADRRSTH
- a CDS encoding ABC transporter permease, encoding MDERPVSLTLKLLALAMFVFLLAPLIVVVPISFSGDNYMMFPPTSWSLKWYPAIFASGKMTAAFWTSLLLAVVVTALSLLIGLPAAYTLVRLKPRGSEALAALFTAPLLLPTIVLGLAILIVFSRYGLLATFQGLVAAHLVVTLPYAIRVLSTALATLPIAVEEAAATLSAPPLTIFRRVTLPMMRSGLIGTTALCFLVSFDEVVLSLFMTGPRISTLPVAMYHHVEQQADPLVAALSVLLVVLTLLVVLVVDRSAGLARTFVK